Part of the Desulfolutivibrio sulfoxidireducens genome is shown below.
CCGGTTGACGTCGGGGGAAAACGGCGCGTCGAGCTCCCCGGCCAGGTCCGCAAGCTGGCCGAGCATGGCCAGGGCCACGGGACGGTTGAGCGAGATGTGCTGGATCTCGGGCCGGGGGGACTGGAAATGCAGGTGGATCTCGATGCGGCCCCGGGTGGCGTATTCGCGGACCACCTTTTCGAGTTGGGTCTCCCGGCAGCGCAGAAACAGGGGCAGCCGCCACTTGAGGTCCAGAAAGCGGCTGTTGATGCCGCGAATTTCCCAGGTCTGGGTGAAGGCGTCGTTTTCCAGGCGGCTGCGGCCGTAGCCGGTCATGCTTTTGGGCATCGTGTCGTGTCCTTGGGGGAGGGGGTTGGGGATGAACCGGCGATTTCCGGACATTGGCGGTACCTTTCGCGCAGAACCGAAAGTTCCGCTTGCAGGGCCTGCGAGCGGTAGTCCGGAAACGTCCAGGGCAGGATTTGCCAGGACCCTTTTTGAAAGACAAGGGTCAGGTCGGCGAAAATGCCGTCCTTTAGATAGATGCGGTGTCCGAAATTCTTGCCCGTGGCCAGGACCAGCCGTTCCTGGGTCAGCAGGCCGGGGTCGAGGTTTGCCAGGCGACGGCCGTCCGGGCGGGAAAAGGCCGCCTCCAGGGCGTTGGTGGCCAGCTTGAGCCCGGCCAGGGCGTCCTGGGGGACCAGCCGGGAGAACCCGAGCACGCGGCGGAAGATGGGCCTGCCCAGTTCCCGGTCGTAATAGGTGGTGAAGTCGAAGGGCAAAAGATCCGAGACGCGGCACGGCGGGCCGAAAAGGGATTCGAGCTCGGGGAGAAGGCGCGGCCAGACCGCCTCGAACGAGGCGCTGAGGACCGACAGCACGGCCATGGCCGGACACGGCTCGACCGGGATGCTCATGTCTTTTCCCCTTTGCCCGGGGAGGGGGCGCGGACCACAAGGCGCGTTCCCTCGGCGGCCGCGGGCGCGGCCGGGACCAGGTCGCGAACCCGGATGTCGCCAGGAACCGGATCGTCCAGCCGGCATTCCAGATAGTATTCGCACACGCCGTGGGCCGGGTGGAGCGTTTCGGCCACGAAGGACACCCTGGCCAGCCCGGCCACGCGTCGGGCGAAGGCGGCCTTGCGTTCGGCCGCCAGTTCGCGAAGCGCCCTGGCGCGTTTTTTTTTCGCCTCGGCTGGGAGGTGGCCGGGCAGGGTGGCCGCGCGCGTTCCCGGACGTCGGGAATAGGGAAACACGTGGGCGTAGGTCAGGGGCAGTCTCGCGCAAAACTCCAAAGTGGCCCGGAACGCGGCCTCGGATTCACCAGGAAATCCGGTCAAAAGGTCCACGCCCAGGGCCATGGCCGGCCAGACGCGGCCAAGGGCGGAAACGAAATCCGCAATCCGTCCGGGCTGGTAATGGCCCCGGCCCATGGCCGCAAGCACCCCCGGATCGGCGCTTTGCAGGGACACGTGCAGGTGCGGGCACACGGCGGCCCCGCCGGCCAGGATGTCCAGGGCCTTTTGGGTGAGCATGCCCGGGTCCAGGGAGCTCAGGCGCAGCCGGACCCGGCCGGGGTGGGAGGCGGCCAGGGCGCGTTCCAGGGCGGACAAAAGGTCCCAGAAGTCAGGGGCGCCCGGCAGGTCGCGGCCATAGTGCCCGAGGTTGATGCCGCTTATGACGATTTCCCGGAACCCGGCCTGGGCCAGGCGTCGGGCCTCGGACGTGACCGCCTCGACGGGGCGGGAGCGGGACGGCCCCCTGGCCCGGGGCACGATGCAATAGGTACAGCCGTGGGAGCAGCCGTCCTGGACCTTGAGCACGGCCCTGGCCCGGGGGAAGTCCGAGATCCCGGGATCGGGCGGGCCGGGGGGCGGGGGGGAATCGGTTCGACCCGAGTCGGGGCTCGGGCGGGCCGTGGGCGCGCCCGCATCCTCCCCCGAGGCGATCCGGGCGGCCAGTGCGGCAATGCCCGGCTCGGCGTCGAGGTCCGCAAGGCCGGCAAGAAAATCCGGCACGGCCCGCACGGCGCACCCGGCGGCCACGACCCGGGCCTGGGGATGGTCGCGGCGAAACCCGGCGGCCAGACCGCGGGATTCCGAGGCGGCCCGGGCGGTCACGGCGCAGGTGTTGACCACGATGAGGCCGGCCCGGCCAGGGGACGCGACCTCGGCGTATCCCCGCGAACACAGGGCCTCGCGCAGGGCCTGGGCGTCATAGGCGTTGACCTTGCATCCCAGGGTGTACAGGAAAAACGTCTTTGCGCCGTCCATGGTCCCGGGCGCTTACCACCAAGCCGAGGGAAGGTCCATGCCGGCGCGGTCGGCCGGGGGATGGCGCCGGAACGGGAGTTGCTCCTGTCTCGCCAGGGGGAAAAAACTTCCCCGGGAGGCGGCCATGCGCGGATATGTGATGCGGCTCTTCGACCTTGTGGTGTTCGGATCCTTCGCGGTCTTTCTGGCCTCGCTGGCCTGGAGCATTCCGGCCGACGCCAGACTGCGGCTTTTATACAAGGCGGTTGAGTTGGTTCGAAACTCGGGTGGATTTTAAAAATCGTCCTGGATAAGGGAATATGTCCTGAAAAAAGGACTAGGATGTATCATTTCAGGGACCGACTCTGTCCAGAAAAGTTTTCATAAAATTTAACGCATTGGTATGTCATATGATTTTTATATTTATGCGGATGGTGCGATTTTTGTAGAAGAGGGAGGCATGCCTCTCTCCAATGAGTTGTTCAGAACGTCGCGGCCACGTCCAGGCTTCCTGGCGCCCCGGAATAGGGGTCAGGGCGCTCTCCCCTGTTTTTTTCATGGAACTCCGGTCAGTTGTCGTCCGGTCTTGGACGTGCGCACCGGCGGCGTGGCCGGCGTGAGCGCGGCCCCGGCCTGGACCGAGCCGGTCGGAGGCACGCTGTATCCCACAGGACCCTCCCTTTTTCCGGAACCGGGCGACGGCATGCCCCGTGGCGGACTGCCTCTGGGGGTCATCGGATCGGTGTGCCGGGAGTTTTCGGCCTGGTCGAGGCATGGCGGAGCCCCGGGTCTGTTGTGCGTCTGCGTGGGATCGGTCCCTGAAAGGCGCGATCTGTCCCGCGCCACCAGCCTGGCGGGCGGCTTTCTGTCCAATCTGGGCATGGAACCGGACCGTTTGGCGCTTTTTTTCCTGAGCGAGGGGCTTTTGATCGATCCCCTGGCCTCCCTGCACGCCTTCTTGAATCTCAAGCGTCTGGGCGTCAAACTGGGGGTGGATATGTGCGACATCGAAAGGCCTCCGTATCATTTTCTGGAGATGCTGCCGGTCGACTTCCTGCGTGTGGGACGCGAGGCGGATCACGGCCGCGTGGACGCCGCACGCGGCGGAGTCGATGATTTCGGGCGCGGGCTGACGAACCTGTGCGAATTTGCTGAAAACCTGCTGATGGATGTGATCGTGACCGGGGTGGACAGCTTCGCCAAGTACCGCATGGTTTCCGGTCTGGGCTGCCGCTTCGGACAGGGAGAGTATTTTTCCGCCGTTTCGCCCTCCGGAAAGTCCCCAGGACTTTTCGCCGTAAACGGCGTCCCCTCCGGTTCCTGAGCCGGAGGGCTCGCGCGGAAGCGAGAAGATCCCTTGCCCTCGGATTTTTTCCCTTTCGTCGCGACGTGTCCGCGAAGACGGGGCGCCCTCACGCCCCGTCTTCTTTTTTAGCCGAAGAGGGCCGAAAGCAGCGCCGTGTTCTGGTGTTCCCGGAACGAGGCGGCCTTGAGTTGGGCCACGAACTCCCCCGGGTCCCGAGAAATTTCACAGACGTCGATCTCCGAGGCCACGGCGCCCACGGCCTGGGGAAAATGGCTGTCGGAATTGTAGATTCCGGGCAATCCGTGCCGACGCGAGGCGTTTTCGTACAAGGCGGCCCGCAGGGACCGGAAGTGGTCGCCCATGCGCTCGCATCCCGCCCTCAGGATGTTGATGGAGGCGTGCTCCACGGCGTCCGCGTACTCGAGCAACATGTTTATGGCCGCGTCGCACCGCTCGGTGTAGCGGAAGGGATGGGCCAGAAAGACGAAAGACTCCCCGCGAACTCCGGCCAGGGCCTTTTCCACCTTCGCAAAGGGCGTACCCGGGGGAAACTCCCGCGTGACGCCAGGGGAGATGACCACCAGATCGTAGCCTTCGGCCACTGAGATTTCCATGCCCCGATGGAGGATCAACCCGGGGTGGCCGCGTTGCAGGATGGCCAGATCGCGGACGTCCCACAGGCGATGGTGTTCGGTAAAGACCAGGCCGTGAAGTCCTCGTCTCGCGGCGAGAGTGCAGGCCTCTGAAGGGTCGAGCGTGGAACATGAGGAATAGTTTCGGGTATGGAGATGGCAATCGAGCAACATTTCACAAAGTCCTTTCAGAGACAGTGTTGAATATTCCCTCTCAAGTTTCAGACTCCGGACATTTTTTGTCAATTGCATATTGAAAAAGCAGTCAAGAAGCAGTAGAGGACGCCCAGGTGTGAGTTGAAGAAGAGGTTTTAGAATTCTTACGAGAGGAGACGGCAATGGATGATTATCTGAAGGAAGCGTTGGAAATAGTGAAGGCCCAGGCCAGCGTGCGCACTATGGTCGAGGAGGAGATCGCCTCCATGGTACGCCGTCTGGCCGACAGCATCAGGAACATCGCCGAGGGCGTGGCCCCGGTCGGTGAGCCCGGCGTGGCGGCCGCCAGCGATCCGAAAAAGGCTGTCCGGGAAAAAAGCATCATCTGCCTGGAGTCCGGGAAGTCGTTCAAGATTCTGACCAAGAAGCATCTGGGCAAGTTCGGGCTGACCCCGGATGAGTACCGGGCCAAGTGGGGCTATCCCAAGAACATGCCCCTGGTGTGCAAGGAACTGCAGCGGGAGCGCCGCAAGAAGATGAAGGACATGCGGCTTTGGGAAAAAAGGATCAAGAAAGAGGCCTAGCGCCGCGTGCGGCCTGGCCGTTGTTTCACGACACCTCAAGCCCGGATACGCGTCCGGGCTTTGTCGTTTTCAGGGACCGGTCACGCCTTTTTGGGCGTTCTGGCCTCAAGCTCGGCCGCGGCCTTCTCCACCGCGACGACGAATCCCTGACGGGCCTTGGCGATCCCTTGCGCCAGGGCCGGGTCCGACAGGGCCAGGATCTCAAGGGCCAGCCAGGCCGCGTTGCGCGCCCCGGCCGCGTCCAGGGCCACCGTGCCCACCGGAAATCCGGGCGGCATCTGCACCGTGGACAAAAGCGCGTCCATGCCGCCCAGGGCCGAGGCCGTGATCGGCACCCCCAGAACCGGCCGGATGGTCGCGGCGGCCACGGCCCCGGCCAGATGCGCGGCCATGCCGGCGGCGCAGATGAACACCTGGCACCCCTGGGCCTCCAGTTCCGCCACCAGTCGCCTGGTGCGCTCCGGGGTGCGGTGGGCCGAGGTCACGGTAAAGACGAAGGGCACCCCGAAGGAGGCCAGCACCTCGGCGCACGGGCGCATTGTGTCCTCGTCGGAGACGCTGCCCAGAAAAACGGCCACCTTGGTCATTTTCCGGCCTCCCGGCGCAGCCCCTTGTCGCCGATGTCCGTGCGGAAAAAGGCGTTGTCAAAGGCGATTTTCGATACGGCGGCGTAGGCCCGCTTTTGGGCCGCGCCAAGGTCCTCTCCAAGGGCCGTCACCCCCAGAACCCGGCCTCCCGAGGTCACAATCCGCCGCGCCTCGCGCCTGGTCCCGGCCTGAAACACGGTCACGTCCGGGTCGGCCTCGGCCAGATCGATGCCCGTGATCTCCATGCCCTTTTGGTAGCTCCCGGGATAGCCGGCGGCGGCCATGACCACGCATACCGCGCTTTGCCGCGACCAGCCGACCATGGCCGCGTCGAGGGTCCCGGTGGCGCAGGCCAGCATGATCTCCGCCAGATCGCCGCGAAGCCGGGCCAAAAGCGGCTGGCATTCCGGATCGCCGAAACGCACGTTGTATTCCAGGACCAGGGGGCCTTTTTCGGTCATCATCAGCCCGGCGTAGAGCACCCCCCGGAAGGGGTGGCCCCGGGCGGCCAGAACGCGCAGGATCGGGGCGAACACCATGTCGGCCATGCGGCCGTAGTCGGACTCGGGCAGGATCGGGGCCGGACAGTAGGCCCCCATGCCCCCGGTGTTGGGCCCTTTGTCCCCGTCGTAGGCGGCCTTGTGGTCCTGGCAGGCGGTCATGGGCACGCAGGTTCCGCCGTCGCAAAAGGCCAGAAACGAGGCCTCCTCGCCGCAAAGGGCCTCCTCCACGATCACCCGCTCCCCGGCCGGGCCGTACATTTTTTTCTCCATCATGTCCGACACGGCGGTCTTGGCCTCGGCCACGGTCTTGGCCACCACCACGCCCTTGCCGGCGGCCAGTCCGTCGGCCTTGACCACCACCGGCGCGCCGACCTGGTCCAGATAGGCCCGGGCCGCGTCCGGATCGTCGAAGACCCGGAAGTCCGCCGTGGGCACCCCGGCCTGACGCATGACCTCCTTGGCGAAGGCCTTGCTGCCCTCGAGCCCGGCGGCGTATTTGTCCGGTCCGAAACAGGGGATGCCGAGCGCATCCATGGCGTCGGTGAGCCCCAGAGTCAGGGGCAGTTCCGGTCCGGCCACCGTCAGGGCAACGCCCTTCTCCCTGGCGAAGGCGCACAGACCCTCCACATCGGAGTCGGCGATGGGCACGTTGTGGCCCAGACCGGCCGTGCCGCCGTTGCCCGGGGCGATGAAAAGCTCCGACACTGTGGGGCTTTGCCTGAGTTTCCAGGCCAGGGCGTGTTCCCGACCCCCTGAACCGACGAGCAGCACCCGCATGGGGCCTCCTTGGGCCGCGCCCCGGTATGCGGGGCGTCGGAAATGAAATGGACGATGTGGCGGACGGGCCGGGTGGGGACGGCCCCGGCTCGGACCACGGTTTCCGCCGCGCACCCTAGCCGGAAACGGTCCCGGAGGCAAACCGGGGACGGGAAAACGCCGGCGGCCGAGCCGCCGTAGGCGGCGCAAAGCCCCGGTTTTGAAAAAACAGGGGCTTGGTCATCAATCCGGGAGGCCGCGCCCGCGCGCGGCCCCCGTGAATGCGGCTTTCAGACCGGCGTCAGGCCAGGGCCCTTTGCCCGGAACAGGGCAGGGCCTCGCCCCCGCCGTGCAGCCGGGCGATGAGGTCGTTCAAGGTCTGGGCCTGGGCGGCCAGGTCGCTTACGGCCCGGGCCGACTGCTCCATGCCCTCGGCCATTTCCGTGGCGATGGCGTTGATTTCGTTCACCGACCGGTTGATCTCCTCGCTGGCCGCGGACTGCTGTTCCGAGGCCGTGGCGATGGAGCGCACCTGGTCCCCGGCGTTCTCCACCAGGTCCACGATCTGGTGAAGGGCCGCGCCGGATTTTCCGGACAGGGCCGTGGCCCGCTCCACGGCGGACACCGCCGCCTCCACCCGGGTCACGGTCTCCCGGGCCCCGTGCTGGATGTCCCCGATGGCCTGGCCCACCTCCTTGGTGGCGTTCATGGTCTTTTCCGCGAGCTTTCTGACCTCGTCGGCCACCACAGCGAAGCCCCGGCCGGCCTCGCCGGCCCGGGCGGCCTCGATGGCCGCGTTTAAGGCCAAAAGGTTGGTCTGGTCGGCGATGTCCGAAATGACCCCCATGATCTTGCCGATGTCCTCGGCCTGGCGGCCAAGCGTGCCCATGTTTTCCTTCAGGCCCGTGGCCTCGCGCTGCACCGTGCCGATGGCCGATACCACCTCGGTGACGACGTCCGCGCCGTCCTTGGCCTTGCGGCCGGCATCGGCCGACCGCTCGGCCGCCGTGGAGGCGTTTTTGGCCACCTCAAGCACGGTGGCGTTCATCTCCTCCACGGCTGTGGCCGTCTCCTGGACCCGCAGGCGCTGCTGCTCCGAGCCCTTGCTCGACTGCTCGATCTGGGCCGAGAGCTGGGCCGCGGCCGAGGCCATGAGGTCGGAGACGCCGCTGGCCTGGCGGGCGGCCTCGGCGATCACCTTGTTTTGGTCGGCGATCAGGGTCTGCTGGCGTTTGATCTCGGTCAGGTCCATGAGCAGGGCGAATCCGGCGATGAGAGCGCCGTCGAGGTCGTACAGGGGCGCGGCGTCGATCTGGATGAATTTGGAGTTGCCCTTGCGGGTGGTCATCTCCATCTGCGCGTCGCGGATGGGGCGGCGCTCGGCGATGGCCTTGTCGGTGATGGTCTGCCGGCCCTTTTCGCCGTAGAAGAACTCGGCCACGGACGAGCCCAGGTATTCGGCGGGACTGCCGCCGCGCTCCACGAAATCGACGATCACCTGGTTGAGAAAGAGGATATTCCCCTGGGGATCGGACACGACGCAGGGCAGGGGGATGGCCTCGAGCATGCCCTGGGAGAAGCCCAGCTTGTTTTTGATCTCGGCCACCATGCTCCGGATGTTCTCCGAGAGGTCTTTCATCTCGAACCGGAACGTCCCATGAAGCCCGGCCTGGTAGTCCTGGGCGGCGATGCGCCTGGCGAAGGTCCCGATGGCCGCCAGGGGCCGGTTCACCAAGGCGCGCAGGAACAGCCCGATGACCAGGACCACGGCCACGATGACCGCCGCGCCCACGCAAAGGAGCACGTTGCGCTGGGCCGTGGCCGTCTCGGTCATCTCCGAGGCATAGGCGCTCATGCAAATGTACCAGTCCGTCTCGGGCAGGCGGGTCACGGACATGAACTTGTCCTCGCCCTTCCAGTCGTATTCCACCATGCCCTCCTTGATCCGCAGGGCCTCGCGGATGAAGTCCTCGCCGCTGACATCCTTGAGCAGGAGGGTTTTGTCCGCGGCATGGGCGATGAACACGCCCTTGTCGCTCATGATGAAACCGTAGCCCCGCTCACCGAAGCGCAGGGGATCGATGAAGGTCTGGGTGACCGTGCTCCACTTGGGCACCACCGCCAGACCCCCCAGACGCCGGCCGGCGCCGTCCTTGACCGCGACGGCCACGGCGAAGACCAGGGTGTCCGCATTCGCGGCCGAGGGGAAGACATCCTTGGTGACGTACAGGTCCTGGCCCTGGGCGATGGCCTTCACGTAGTCCCGGTCGCCGCGATTCTTGCCGGCCATGTCCTCCCCGGCGGCGTTGTATCCGGCCAGGACCCGGCCAGTCGCGTCAAAGGCGAAGATGGCCCAGATGGAGTCCTTGTAGCCCTCCATATAGCTTTTCAGGCGTTCCCTGGCCCGCTCCGGCTGGCCCTCGAAGGCCTCGACCACGGCATTCTGGATGGCCAGGGAGCGGGCCATGGATTTGGTCTCCCGCAGGGAGACCTCGATCGCTCGCTTGAGGGTCTCGCCGGTCTGGGTCAGGCTCTGCTTTTCCATTTGCAGGGCCATGTCATGGGAGGACGTGGAGACGTAGGCCACCAGGGCCAGGATGCCGGTCAAAACCGAGGCCGATACCGTCAGGATCAACACGAACCCGATGCTTTTCTTGAACATGAAGGACTCCCTGCGTTGCTTTTTGGGAAAAGGGCCGCTTGGCCACGTCATGAACCGGCCTGGACATACGCCTTGCGCGTGATGGACGTTGCTGTTCCGAACTGTCGAGTCGAGGTGACTCCCTTTCAGAAGGGCATGGCAAGAGGATGCTAAAGAAAGACGGGATAGTGTGTGCGACGCGGTCTCCTTGCCACGGAATCATAGCAGTTTCAATATGTTTTTGTCGGGAAAAAGGATCGGGACATGCGTTCCGGGCGCGGGGGTCCGGCAGCCCCCCAAATATGGCGTGTTTTTTCAGGGAGCAACACCAAGCCCGGCCAGGGGACCGGCGGACCGGGGGAGGGCGAGGCGGGGGGTCTTGTTTTCCCGGGAAGACAGGTTACATGGTGAGCAGGTCATCGTATCGCGCGAACACGAACGTCGAGAACCCTATCCGGGCTCGTGCGCCATGACGGAGCGCGGCTGCGGGGGATGCCCGGTCACGACGGCGGCGGAGTCATGCCGCGGGAGGTCGCACCATGAGCACCGGTATTTTCCTTCTGGTCTTTATCGCCCTGGGCTTCGTGGTCCTGGCCTATTTCACCAGGCGTTCCAAAAACCAGGCCAAACGCCACCCCGGCGAGCAAAACCCCATCGACTTCTGGCTCTACGGCAAAAGCCGCAAGGACGACGACGAAGACTGAAGCCGCCCGCTCCCCCCCGCCGCCAGGGCCGGGGCCTCCTTCGGGACGCCGAAGACCTTGATGTCCGCGGCGAGCACGCCCTTGATCCGGCCGTCGCCCATGATCGGCGTGGAGATGGTCAGGCAGTATTCCCCGGAGGCCTGAGACAGATAGATGGGCGAGATGTGGGTGCCGCCGTT
Proteins encoded:
- a CDS encoding DUF4416 family protein is translated as MSIPVEPCPAMAVLSVLSASFEAVWPRLLPELESLFGPPCRVSDLLPFDFTTYYDRELGRPIFRRVLGFSRLVPQDALAGLKLATNALEAAFSRPDGRRLANLDPGLLTQERLVLATGKNFGHRIYLKDGIFADLTLVFQKGSWQILPWTFPDYRSQALQAELSVLRERYRQCPEIAGSSPTPSPKDTTRCPKA
- a CDS encoding MiaB/RimO family radical SAM methylthiotransferase; this encodes MDGAKTFFLYTLGCKVNAYDAQALREALCSRGYAEVASPGRAGLIVVNTCAVTARAASESRGLAAGFRRDHPQARVVAAGCAVRAVPDFLAGLADLDAEPGIAALAARIASGEDAGAPTARPSPDSGRTDSPPPPGPPDPGISDFPRARAVLKVQDGCSHGCTYCIVPRARGPSRSRPVEAVTSEARRLAQAGFREIVISGINLGHYGRDLPGAPDFWDLLSALERALAASHPGRVRLRLSSLDPGMLTQKALDILAGGAAVCPHLHVSLQSADPGVLAAMGRGHYQPGRIADFVSALGRVWPAMALGVDLLTGFPGESEAAFRATLEFCARLPLTYAHVFPYSRRPGTRAATLPGHLPAEAKKKRARALRELAAERKAAFARRVAGLARVSFVAETLHPAHGVCEYYLECRLDDPVPGDIRVRDLVPAAPAAAEGTRLVVRAPSPGKGEKT
- a CDS encoding EAL domain-containing protein produces the protein MPLSNELFRTSRPRPGFLAPRNRGQGALPCFFHGTPVSCRPVLDVRTGGVAGVSAAPAWTEPVGGTLYPTGPSLFPEPGDGMPRGGLPLGVIGSVCREFSAWSRHGGAPGLLCVCVGSVPERRDLSRATSLAGGFLSNLGMEPDRLALFFLSEGLLIDPLASLHAFLNLKRLGVKLGVDMCDIERPPYHFLEMLPVDFLRVGREADHGRVDAARGGVDDFGRGLTNLCEFAENLLMDVIVTGVDSFAKYRMVSGLGCRFGQGEYFSAVSPSGKSPGLFAVNGVPSGS
- a CDS encoding PHP domain-containing protein, whose protein sequence is MLLDCHLHTRNYSSCSTLDPSEACTLAARRGLHGLVFTEHHRLWDVRDLAILQRGHPGLILHRGMEISVAEGYDLVVISPGVTREFPPGTPFAKVEKALAGVRGESFVFLAHPFRYTERCDAAINMLLEYADAVEHASINILRAGCERMGDHFRSLRAALYENASRRHGLPGIYNSDSHFPQAVGAVASEIDVCEISRDPGEFVAQLKAASFREHQNTALLSALFG
- a CDS encoding MucR family transcriptional regulator; protein product: MDDYLKEALEIVKAQASVRTMVEEEIASMVRRLADSIRNIAEGVAPVGEPGVAAASDPKKAVREKSIICLESGKSFKILTKKHLGKFGLTPDEYRAKWGYPKNMPLVCKELQRERRKKMKDMRLWEKRIKKEA
- the purE gene encoding 5-(carboxyamino)imidazole ribonucleotide mutase, whose protein sequence is MTKVAVFLGSVSDEDTMRPCAEVLASFGVPFVFTVTSAHRTPERTRRLVAELEAQGCQVFICAAGMAAHLAGAVAAATIRPVLGVPITASALGGMDALLSTVQMPPGFPVGTVALDAAGARNAAWLALEILALSDPALAQGIAKARQGFVVAVEKAAAELEARTPKKA
- the purD gene encoding phosphoribosylamine--glycine ligase, whose amino-acid sequence is MRVLLVGSGGREHALAWKLRQSPTVSELFIAPGNGGTAGLGHNVPIADSDVEGLCAFAREKGVALTVAGPELPLTLGLTDAMDALGIPCFGPDKYAAGLEGSKAFAKEVMRQAGVPTADFRVFDDPDAARAYLDQVGAPVVVKADGLAAGKGVVVAKTVAEAKTAVSDMMEKKMYGPAGERVIVEEALCGEEASFLAFCDGGTCVPMTACQDHKAAYDGDKGPNTGGMGAYCPAPILPESDYGRMADMVFAPILRVLAARGHPFRGVLYAGLMMTEKGPLVLEYNVRFGDPECQPLLARLRGDLAEIMLACATGTLDAAMVGWSRQSAVCVVMAAAGYPGSYQKGMEITGIDLAEADPDVTVFQAGTRREARRIVTSGGRVLGVTALGEDLGAAQKRAYAAVSKIAFDNAFFRTDIGDKGLRREAGK
- a CDS encoding methyl-accepting chemotaxis protein translates to MFKKSIGFVLILTVSASVLTGILALVAYVSTSSHDMALQMEKQSLTQTGETLKRAIEVSLRETKSMARSLAIQNAVVEAFEGQPERARERLKSYMEGYKDSIWAIFAFDATGRVLAGYNAAGEDMAGKNRGDRDYVKAIAQGQDLYVTKDVFPSAANADTLVFAVAVAVKDGAGRRLGGLAVVPKWSTVTQTFIDPLRFGERGYGFIMSDKGVFIAHAADKTLLLKDVSGEDFIREALRIKEGMVEYDWKGEDKFMSVTRLPETDWYICMSAYASEMTETATAQRNVLLCVGAAVIVAVVLVIGLFLRALVNRPLAAIGTFARRIAAQDYQAGLHGTFRFEMKDLSENIRSMVAEIKNKLGFSQGMLEAIPLPCVVSDPQGNILFLNQVIVDFVERGGSPAEYLGSSVAEFFYGEKGRQTITDKAIAERRPIRDAQMEMTTRKGNSKFIQIDAAPLYDLDGALIAGFALLMDLTEIKRQQTLIADQNKVIAEAARQASGVSDLMASAAAQLSAQIEQSSKGSEQQRLRVQETATAVEEMNATVLEVAKNASTAAERSADAGRKAKDGADVVTEVVSAIGTVQREATGLKENMGTLGRQAEDIGKIMGVISDIADQTNLLALNAAIEAARAGEAGRGFAVVADEVRKLAEKTMNATKEVGQAIGDIQHGARETVTRVEAAVSAVERATALSGKSGAALHQIVDLVENAGDQVRSIATASEQQSAASEEINRSVNEINAIATEMAEGMEQSARAVSDLAAQAQTLNDLIARLHGGGEALPCSGQRALA
- a CDS encoding nucleoside transporter — its product is MSTGIFLLVFIALGFVVLAYFTRRSKNQAKRHPGEQNPIDFWLYGKSRKDDDED